The following proteins are co-located in the Paracoccaceae bacterium Fryx2 genome:
- a CDS encoding MBL fold metallo-hydrolase, which produces MTTPHPPNPVVAAFWDEPTGSWQYVFHDPATMKGAIIDPVRDFDPVSGATGTSNAEALLAHVAAAGIDVEWILDTHPHADHFSAAPWLAERLGAKTAIGDRVTEVQKLWQQIYHLPDGFPTDGSQWDRLLADGEVFHVGHIAVRVMLCNGHTPASVTYIAGDAAFVHDTLMMPDSGTSRADFPGGSSAELFDSLQRILALPDTTRLFVGHDYAPERPAQCMATVADHRAHNIHLKDSPDRAAFQALRDARDATLPLPELMLAALQVNIRGGRVPEPEADGRSYLKLPLDWFEPR; this is translated from the coding sequence TTCTGGGATGAACCCACCGGAAGCTGGCAGTATGTCTTCCACGATCCGGCCACGATGAAGGGCGCGATCATTGATCCCGTCCGGGACTTCGATCCGGTGTCGGGTGCCACCGGGACGAGCAATGCCGAGGCGTTGCTGGCCCATGTGGCGGCCGCCGGGATCGATGTCGAGTGGATCCTCGACACCCACCCGCACGCCGACCATTTTTCGGCGGCACCCTGGCTCGCGGAGCGGCTGGGGGCGAAAACCGCCATCGGTGACCGGGTCACCGAGGTGCAGAAGCTCTGGCAGCAGATCTACCACCTGCCGGACGGCTTCCCCACCGATGGCAGCCAGTGGGACCGCCTTCTTGCCGACGGAGAGGTGTTTCATGTCGGACACATCGCGGTGCGCGTGATGCTGTGCAACGGCCATACGCCGGCCTCGGTGACCTACATCGCGGGGGATGCGGCCTTCGTGCATGACACCCTGATGATGCCCGACAGCGGCACCAGCCGGGCCGATTTTCCCGGCGGATCATCGGCGGAGCTTTTTGACAGCCTGCAGCGCATTCTGGCCCTTCCCGATACGACGCGGCTTTTTGTCGGTCACGACTACGCGCCCGAACGCCCGGCACAGTGCATGGCGACGGTGGCCGATCACAGGGCGCACAACATCCACCTGAAGGACTCGCCGGACCGGGCCGCTTTCCAGGCCCTGCGCGATGCCCGCGACGCGACGCTGCCATTGCCCGAGCTGATGCTGGCGGCGTTGCAGGTCAATATCCGCGGCGGCCGTGTCCCCGAACCCGAAGCGGACGGCCGGTCCTACCTGAAGTTGCCGCTGGACTGGTTTGAACCCAGGTAG